The Methylomonas sp. UP202 DNA window TACTGAAAGTGCTGGAGGATCGCAAGTTGCGCCGCCTGGGCGGAGAGAAGGAAATCGACGTGGACATCCGCGTTATCGCCGCTACCAACCGGAATTTACAGGATGAAGTCAAAAACGGCGGGTTTCGTTCCGACCTGTATTACCGGTTGAGTGTGTTCGAACTGCGCTTGCCCAGCTTGTGCGAGCGCATTGGCGACTTGGACGATTTGGTGCCGGCCTTGATCGCTGAATTCAATTTACTGGCCGGCAAGCGGGTCAGCCAAGTATCGCCGCGCGCCTGGCAATTGTTGAAGCGTTATCGATGGCCGGGCAACGTGCGGGAGCTGAGAAATGTGTTGGAGCGTAGCGTGATTTTATCGTCGTCCCAGCAGTTGCCGGAACAATGGTTGCCGAACGAGGATAACGGCGTTGCGGCGATTGCGCAGGAATCGGTGCGTCCGGCTTGCGTTTCGAATGTCTCTGCCGCCGACGGCCTCGTCGCGCGCCTGGAACTGCAGTTTCCGACCGACGGCAGCATGGGCTTGGAGGATATGGAGAGCGAAATCGTCCGCAACATGCTGGACCTTTGCCACGGCAACGTCATGGAAGCCGCCCGTATCCTGAAAACCACCCGCGAAAAAATTCGCTACCGGATCGAGAAATACAAGCTCCGTTAAGTTGAGCGGCGGAGACTCAATACGGGCGGCCGTCCTTGTGTAAAAACTGCCATTGGCCGGCTTCGTCCAACCGCGCCTGCAGGTCGTCGTCGGGATAAATGACCGTGTCTCCGGGGGCGCGGTCGCCGATTTCCAGGTAAACCACGTCGGCATCGGTGCGGTTGAGTAAATGATGGGCGTCGCCGTCGCCGGCCGGGAAGCCGGCACACATGCCGGCGCATAGCCGGGTCTCGCCTTGATCGGTGACCAAGCTTGCTTCGCCCGACAAGATGTAAACGAATTCGTCCTGTTCGGCGTGGGAATGCCGCAAGGCCGAGCGGGCGCCGGGCGCCAAACGGGTCAGGTTGACGCCGAAATTGACCAAGCCGAACGCATCGCCCAAGGGCCGTTTTTCCCGGCCGGCCATTAGCGATGCGAAGGGTTCCGGATAGAGCGAGCGACGGACTCGAGGCGGCACGTCCTCGGCGAAGATGGCGATAGGTTTTTGGCCGGTCATAGTTGTAAGGTCCTCGAATTAAATGGTTCGCGAAAGTATGGCCGGAAATTCGAAACCCACGGCGGCGAACCGAATAAGAACTTGGCGGCGGCGTCTTTCAGAATTTCGCTCGTCATGCGACGAGTCGCCGAAAAAATGGCCCGATCGCCTTGCCCGCGGCCGTCGGTGTCGCCGCGAGTTTACAACTCGATCCGTATCCCCAGTTCGATGACGCGATCGACCGGAATCTTGAAATATTCGATCGCGCTGGAGGCGTTATGGAATAAAAAGCGGAACAGCGGGCGTTGCCATTTGGGCATCGGGCAGCGGCGGCGGAACGAGAGTTTTTCGCTGGCGATGAAGAACGACGCATGTTTCTGATCAATGATCAAACCCTCGCGGGCGCAGAGTTGCAAGGCCCGGCGCACATCTTGTTCCTCTTGGAAACCGAAATACATTTTGACCCGGTAGAAACTGTTGTTTTCCCCAAATAGTCGGATTTTGATGCGTTGAGCCTCGTCTACGTAAGGAACGTCCTTGGTGACGATGGTCAATACGATCATTTGCTCGTGCAAGATGTGGTTGTGTTCCAGATTGTGCAGCAGGACCAGCGGTACGCCGTGCAGGGTTTTTGCCAGATAGATCGCGGTGCCGGGTACGGTTTTCAGTTTGCGGGTTTGCAGTCGGTTTTCCAATTCCTCGAACATCACCCGTTTTTCGTCCATGTGCCGGGCCAGTAACTGCCGGCCTTGGATCCAGGTGACGATGATGACGAACAGCGCCGCGCCGACTGTCAGCGGCAACCAGCCGCCTTCCGGAATCTTGATGCTGTTGGCTAGAAAGAACAACACGTCGAAACTTAAAAACAGCGACAGGAAACCGATGCTGGTGGCTTCGTTCCAACGCCACAACTCTTTGATGACGATGAAGGCCAGTATCGTCGTGGTAATCATCGTGCCGGTCACCGCCAGGCCGTAGGCCGAGGCCAGCGCCGAGGATGAGCGAAATTCCAGTACCAGCACGAATACCGCCGCCATCAGCAACCAGTTGACCGCCGGGATATAGATTTGACCCATCTCGTCGCCGGAGGTGTGCAAAATTCGCATTCGCGGCGTGTAGCCCAGTTGTATCGCTTGGCGGGTCAGCGAAAACGCGCCGGAAATCACGGCCTGCGAAGCGATGACAGTCGCCAGCGTCGATAGCAACAGCAGCGGGTACAGCGCCCAATTCGGTGCCATCAGATAAAACGGATTTTCCACGGCGGCGGGATTTTCCAGTAGTAGCGCGCCTTGTCCGAAGTAGTTCAGTAACAATGCCGGAAAGACGAAACCAAACCAGGCGAACCGAATCGGTTTTAAGCCGAAATGCCCCATATCGGCATACAAGGCTTCGGCGCCGGTGATGACCAGCACGACCGATCCCATTACGACGAAACCCCGCCAACCAAGCTCGCTGAGCAGCGCTACGCCGTGGTAGGGATTAATCGCACCGAGGATTTGCGGATGGCTGGCGATGTTGACGATACCCAAGGCGGCCAAGCTGACAAACCAGACGCACATGACCGGAGCGAATAGCCGGCCGACGTGTTCGGTACCCTTGGCTTGCACCAAAAACAGCGCCGTCAGCACCGCTAGGGTAATCGGCAGTACGTAATGCTCCAGTTCGGGCGCGACGATCTGCAGGCCCTCGACCGCGCTGAGCACCGAAATCGCCGGGGTAATGATGCTGTCGCCGTAAAACAACACCGCGCCGATCAAGCCGGTGGTGATGATGAAGCCGGCCTTGCGCGGATCCTGTTTAGCCGTCTTCAGCGCCAGTGCCAGCAGGGCCATGATGCCGCCTTCGCCGTCGTTGTCTGCGCGCATGATGAAAATCGCGTATTTGGTGGTGACCACTAGCGCCAGCGACCAAAAGATCAATGACAGCGCGCCATGCACATGCGCGGTATCGGTCGATAGACCGGCATGGAACACTTCCTTGACCGCGTACAGCGGGCTGGTGCCGATATCGCCGAAAACCACGCCGATGGCGCTGAGTGTCAAGGTTTTCAGTTGCGACGGGTTGGGGTTTGCTGACATGAAGTATCCGGGCAAAAGGCTGGGGCGGGCGGAAATTGGGGTGCGCCTGCTAAAGGCAAAACGCCGGCCACTATAATGAATCGCGCATAAAAATGACGTAAAAATCGCAGACTGGGCTACTAGCTGGCTCCAATTCCGTCCTGTCGAATCGTCGGCGACACAGCTTGTCTACGCGGTCGGATTCCATCGAGCCTACTCCTGTTCGCCGGCCGCTGCTTCGCAAACCAGGCGATAGCCGACGCCGACTTCGGTCAGTAAATAGCGCGGTCGGGCCGGATTGACTTCCAGTTTACGGCGTAATTGCCCCATGTAGATTCTCAAATAATGCTGGTCATGGACATGCTCGCCGCCCCAGACTTCCTGCAACAATTGGCGATGGGTGACCACCAAATCGGCGTGGCGGATCAACAAGCTTAGCAAGCGGAATTCTATCGGCGTCACCCGGACCTCGCTGCCGCGCATACAGACGCGGCGCCGCGCCATATCCACTTGCAGTTCCCCCGTCTCGAACAGCTCTTGAGTCGCCGAGCCGCGCGCGATCCTTCGCAGCAAGGCTTGCAGGCGGGCATGCAATTCGCCGCTACCGAACGGTTTGGTCAGGTAATCGTCGGCGCCGGCGTCCAACGCGGCGATTTTATTGTGTTCCTGGCTACGAGCCGACAGGATCAGGATGGGCTGGTCCGACAGTTGGCGCAAGCGGCGGGTTACGGCGATGCCGTCCATATCCGGCAGTCCCAGATCGAGTATCACCAGATCGGCTTGGCCGGCCAACGTCAGCCCGGTCTTGCCGCAATCGGCCTCGGCGATGCGCCAGCCGCGATTTTGCAGACTGGTCTTCAGAAATCTACGAGTTTGGGCGTCGTCTTCAATCAACAGAATGCGGGGGGCCGACTCGTTCATACTAGTTCCTCGAGCGCGGTCGGGAGTGCTTGTTCGGGTTGCGGCAAATCGATGACGAACACCGCGCCCTTACCGGGCCGATTTTCGGCCCGAATCCGCCCGCCGTGGGCCTCGACGATGGTGCGGCACAGGGCCAGTCCAAGACCGACTCCAGTGTGCTGGGTTTCGTGGGCGCCCCGGAAAAATTTCTCGAAAATCTTGTTCTCCAGGCCGCCGGGAATGCCGGGGCCATAGTCCGCGACACACAAGCGGATGCCGCCTTCGGCGCGTTCGGCGGATAAATCGACCGGCGTACCGGGCGGCGTGTGTTTGATCGCATTTTCGATCAGGTTGACTAACACTTGCTCCATCAGCACGGCGTCGATTCGCATCAGCGGCAAGTCGTCGGGAATCCGGGTGCGTACCGGACGCCCTTGCAAACCGCTGTCGAGCCGATGCAGCGCACTGCCGACCAGTTCCTCGATCGCATTCCATTCCCGGTGCAGGACCCATTCGCCGCAATTCAGCCGGGCCATGTCCAACAACTTGTCGGTCAAATCCGACATGCGCCGGGCTTCGTCGAGTATCGTTTTCTGGCAGTCGTCGCGGTCGGCGACGCTCAGACGGTCGCGATGATCGATCAGCGCACCGACCGCGCCGACAATGCGCGTCAGCGGGGTACGTAAGTCGTGAGAGATCGAACTGAGCAAGGCATTGCGCAGGCCTTCGGCTTCGGCTTGCAAGCGGGCTTCCCGCGCTTGGCCGGCGAATTGCAGGCGTTCCAGATTCAGCGCGATCAGATTGCAAAACGTCTCGAGAAAGGTGTCCGCTTCGCGACTATCCGAATCGGCCCGCTTCAGTATTAGGACGCCTTGCCGCGATTCCGAGCCGCATAACGGAAAATAGCGGGCCGCGGCGGTGGTGACCGTCCGATTGTCCCGAAAGGCCAGCGTCGCGGCCGCCGGGTCGAGTTCGTCCGCGAGGCGAGGTGGGAGTTGGTCCAGATCGGCGGCCGCCACCAGCCTGCAAACCGTGCCGAAGACTTGGAGGATGTGGCGCTCGGCGAGTTCGGTCACCCGTTCGCCGTTCTCGACGCCGGCCAAATCTCGGCTGAGTCGATACAAGGCGTCGGTGCGGGCTTCCCGTTGCCGGGCCAGTTCGGTCTGCTTTCGGGCTTGATTCTGCAATTTACTGGTGAGGTTGGCGACCACGACCATGACCGCCAAGCCGACCGCGTTTTCCAGATCGGAAATCGCGAACGAAAAAATCGGCCGGGCGAAATAAAATGCAAACATTGGCGCGCTGATCAGCGATGCGAGCAAAGAGGCGTTGCGGCCATAGCGACTGGCGACCAGAAACACGCCCAGCAGATAGGTCATCAGAATGCTGGCCTCGCCGAGCAGATGGCGTAGCGGCCAGGCCAGCGCGGTACACAACAAGGGCGCGGCCACGCCCCAAGCGTAGCCGGT harbors:
- a CDS encoding cupin domain-containing protein, with amino-acid sequence MTGQKPIAIFAEDVPPRVRRSLYPEPFASLMAGREKRPLGDAFGLVNFGVNLTRLAPGARSALRHSHAEQDEFVYILSGEASLVTDQGETRLCAGMCAGFPAGDGDAHHLLNRTDADVVYLEIGDRAPGDTVIYPDDDLQARLDEAGQWQFLHKDGRPY
- a CDS encoding potassium transporter Kup, giving the protein MSANPNPSQLKTLTLSAIGVVFGDIGTSPLYAVKEVFHAGLSTDTAHVHGALSLIFWSLALVVTTKYAIFIMRADNDGEGGIMALLALALKTAKQDPRKAGFIITTGLIGAVLFYGDSIITPAISVLSAVEGLQIVAPELEHYVLPITLAVLTALFLVQAKGTEHVGRLFAPVMCVWFVSLAALGIVNIASHPQILGAINPYHGVALLSELGWRGFVVMGSVVLVITGAEALYADMGHFGLKPIRFAWFGFVFPALLLNYFGQGALLLENPAAVENPFYLMAPNWALYPLLLLSTLATVIASQAVISGAFSLTRQAIQLGYTPRMRILHTSGDEMGQIYIPAVNWLLMAAVFVLVLEFRSSSALASAYGLAVTGTMITTTILAFIVIKELWRWNEATSIGFLSLFLSFDVLFFLANSIKIPEGGWLPLTVGAALFVIIVTWIQGRQLLARHMDEKRVMFEELENRLQTRKLKTVPGTAIYLAKTLHGVPLVLLHNLEHNHILHEQMIVLTIVTKDVPYVDEAQRIKIRLFGENNSFYRVKMYFGFQEEQDVRRALQLCAREGLIIDQKHASFFIASEKLSFRRRCPMPKWQRPLFRFLFHNASSAIEYFKIPVDRVIELGIRIEL
- a CDS encoding response regulator — its product is MNESAPRILLIEDDAQTRRFLKTSLQNRGWRIAEADCGKTGLTLAGQADLVILDLGLPDMDGIAVTRRLRQLSDQPILILSARSQEHNKIAALDAGADDYLTKPFGSGELHARLQALLRRIARGSATQELFETGELQVDMARRRVCMRGSEVRVTPIEFRLLSLLIRHADLVVTHRQLLQEVWGGEHVHDQHYLRIYMGQLRRKLEVNPARPRYLLTEVGVGYRLVCEAAAGEQE
- a CDS encoding DUF4118 domain-containing protein, which produces MNRNSLAAPHQSRQRLTGYAWGVAAPLLCTALAWPLRHLLGEASILMTYLLGVFLVASRYGRNASLLASLISAPMFAFYFARPIFSFAISDLENAVGLAVMVVVANLTSKLQNQARKQTELARQREARTDALYRLSRDLAGVENGERVTELAERHILQVFGTVCRLVAAADLDQLPPRLADELDPAAATLAFRDNRTVTTAAARYFPLCGSESRQGVLILKRADSDSREADTFLETFCNLIALNLERLQFAGQAREARLQAEAEGLRNALLSSISHDLRTPLTRIVGAVGALIDHRDRLSVADRDDCQKTILDEARRMSDLTDKLLDMARLNCGEWVLHREWNAIEELVGSALHRLDSGLQGRPVRTRIPDDLPLMRIDAVLMEQVLVNLIENAIKHTPPGTPVDLSAERAEGGIRLCVADYGPGIPGGLENKIFEKFFRGAHETQHTGVGLGLALCRTIVEAHGGRIRAENRPGKGAVFVIDLPQPEQALPTALEELV